One Streptomyces sp. CNQ-509 DNA window includes the following coding sequences:
- a CDS encoding L-fucose/L-arabinose isomerase family protein, translating into MARIGLLSISDGRDYVQRDVRDHVSRAARELAAMLTDAGHEVIVAPEHVESNVLATSQARWLAERHVDVTIFHHSVWTFPHFTMLAAEATPGPVLMVANLDPQYPGMVGLLAGAGGLDQIGRVHARAWGDLAEPAVRDRILTHVRAGAAVQQLRGSTFGRIGGRPMGMYTATANTDQWMKVFGVDVEEIDQWEIVRRSENADAARVKNARTWIERHAAGVHYDGDRLTPELLERQIRSYYAMRELIEEWNLDFSGIKGQPELTAHFATMDVAEAFLNDPYDWEGPKETHVTSTEADMDAAMTMQLLKLLSGDPVLFADIRHYDSDKQVWDLCNSGQHATWYAARSDDPAENMRHVNFLPEVFYFPAGGASVQHLAAPGAMTFARLTRLRGEYRMHVMRGDLEQYDAETNERMMRATTWEWPHAFARLSPTAEEFLTRFGSNHIHAVPGDYVADLRAVCDQLGIAYDGFGDAE; encoded by the coding sequence ATGGCACGCATCGGTCTGCTGTCCATCTCCGACGGCCGGGACTACGTCCAGCGGGACGTACGCGACCACGTCTCCCGCGCCGCGCGCGAGCTGGCCGCCATGCTCACCGACGCCGGGCACGAGGTGATCGTCGCGCCCGAGCACGTGGAGTCCAACGTCCTCGCCACCTCGCAGGCCCGCTGGCTCGCCGAGCGGCACGTGGACGTGACGATCTTCCACCACTCCGTGTGGACGTTCCCGCACTTCACGATGTTGGCCGCCGAGGCCACGCCGGGGCCGGTCCTGATGGTCGCCAACCTCGACCCGCAGTACCCCGGCATGGTCGGCCTCCTCGCCGGCGCCGGCGGCCTGGACCAGATCGGCCGCGTCCACGCCCGCGCCTGGGGCGACCTGGCGGAGCCGGCGGTACGGGACCGGATCCTCACCCACGTCCGCGCGGGCGCCGCCGTGCAGCAGTTGCGCGGCTCCACCTTCGGCCGGATCGGCGGCCGGCCCATGGGGATGTACACCGCCACCGCCAACACCGACCAGTGGATGAAGGTCTTCGGCGTCGATGTCGAGGAGATCGACCAGTGGGAGATCGTGCGGCGCAGCGAGAACGCCGACGCGGCGCGGGTGAAGAACGCCCGTACCTGGATCGAGCGGCACGCGGCCGGCGTCCACTACGACGGCGACCGGCTCACCCCCGAGCTGCTGGAGCGGCAGATCCGCTCGTACTACGCGATGCGCGAGCTGATCGAGGAGTGGAACCTGGACTTCTCCGGCATCAAGGGCCAGCCGGAGCTGACCGCTCACTTCGCCACGATGGACGTCGCCGAAGCGTTCCTCAACGACCCGTACGACTGGGAGGGCCCCAAGGAGACCCACGTCACCTCCACCGAGGCGGACATGGACGCGGCGATGACGATGCAGCTCCTCAAGCTGCTCTCCGGCGACCCCGTGCTCTTCGCCGACATCCGCCACTACGACAGCGACAAGCAGGTCTGGGACCTGTGCAACTCCGGCCAGCACGCCACCTGGTACGCCGCCCGCTCCGACGACCCCGCGGAGAACATGCGGCACGTCAACTTCCTCCCGGAGGTCTTCTACTTCCCGGCCGGCGGCGCCTCCGTCCAGCACCTGGCCGCCCCCGGCGCGATGACCTTCGCCCGGCTGACGCGGCTCCGCGGCGAGTACCGGATGCACGTGATGCGCGGCGACCTGGAGCAGTACGACGCGGAGACCAACGAGCGGATGATGCGCGCCACCACGTGGGAGTGGCCGCACGCCTTCGCGCGGCTGAGCCCCACGGCGGAGGAGTTCCTGACCCGCTTCGGCAGCAACCACATCCACGCGGTCCCCGGCGACTACGTCGCCGACCTCCGCGCGGTCTGCGACCAACTGGGCATCGCGTACGACGGCTTCGGGGACGCGGAGTAG
- a CDS encoding sugar ABC transporter ATP-binding protein has translation MSSDAKPLLAMRGIAKSFPGVRALRGVELTVHAGEVVALLGENGAGKSTLMNVLAGVHPDYEGVIERDGVPAAIHSPRDAQRHGIGMIHQELNLVPELSVAENVFLGRELRTARGTVDKKAQEARARELLAGLGLAVPPRRPVKHCRLAEQQLIEVAKALNLDVRLLVMDEPTSALADAEVRRLFTVIRDLTARGVGVVYISHRLEELEEIADTVTVLRDGAYVGSRRMAETTRAELVRLMVGRPLGELFPRRAEQHRSGEVRLAAEGLTYVAQDGGPSLYDVDLSVRAGEIVGLAGLMGAGRSEVVQALFGHYGTRAHGRITVDGRPYRPRSPGHALRRGLALVAEDRKGQSLVTANTVRFNGSLAALARYRTPWRTVHRRRERAAVAGQIEALKVKTPGMETAVQHLSGGNQQKVVLAKCLLTRPSVLLMDEPTRGIDVGAKAEIHRLMDELAAQGTAILAVSSELPELIGMCDRVLVLCEGRLTGEFHRDPAHGPQAGQEAILTAAMARETVTTHHLRGTRS, from the coding sequence ATGTCCAGCGACGCGAAACCGTTACTCGCGATGCGCGGGATCGCCAAGTCGTTCCCCGGGGTGCGGGCGCTCAGGGGAGTCGAGCTGACCGTGCACGCCGGGGAGGTGGTCGCGCTCCTCGGCGAGAACGGCGCGGGCAAGTCGACGCTCATGAACGTCCTCGCCGGGGTCCACCCCGACTACGAGGGCGTCATCGAGCGCGACGGTGTGCCCGCCGCCATCCACTCGCCCAGGGACGCGCAGCGGCACGGCATCGGAATGATCCACCAGGAGCTGAACCTCGTCCCCGAGCTGTCCGTCGCCGAGAACGTCTTCCTCGGCCGCGAGCTGCGCACCGCCCGCGGCACCGTCGACAAGAAGGCCCAGGAGGCCCGCGCCCGCGAACTGCTCGCGGGCCTCGGCCTGGCCGTGCCGCCGCGGCGGCCGGTCAAGCACTGCCGGCTCGCGGAGCAGCAGCTCATCGAGGTGGCGAAGGCACTCAACCTCGACGTCCGGCTGCTGGTCATGGACGAGCCGACGTCGGCGCTCGCCGACGCCGAGGTACGCCGCCTCTTCACCGTCATCCGCGACCTGACCGCCCGCGGCGTCGGCGTCGTCTACATCTCCCACCGCCTGGAGGAGCTGGAGGAGATCGCCGACACCGTCACCGTGCTGCGCGACGGCGCGTACGTCGGCAGCCGCCGGATGGCCGAGACCACCCGGGCCGAGCTGGTCCGGCTCATGGTCGGCCGCCCCCTCGGCGAGCTGTTCCCGCGCCGCGCGGAGCAGCACCGAAGCGGCGAGGTGCGCCTCGCCGCCGAGGGGCTGACGTACGTCGCGCAGGACGGCGGCCCGTCGCTGTACGACGTGGACCTCTCCGTACGGGCCGGGGAGATCGTCGGGCTCGCCGGGCTGATGGGCGCCGGGCGCAGCGAGGTGGTCCAGGCGCTCTTCGGCCACTACGGGACCCGGGCGCACGGCCGGATCACCGTGGACGGCCGCCCGTACCGGCCGCGCAGCCCCGGCCACGCGCTCCGCCGCGGCCTCGCGCTCGTCGCCGAGGACCGCAAGGGGCAGAGCCTCGTCACGGCCAACACCGTGCGCTTCAACGGCTCGCTCGCGGCCCTCGCCCGCTACCGCACCCCGTGGCGCACGGTGCACAGGCGCCGCGAACGGGCCGCGGTCGCAGGGCAGATCGAGGCGCTGAAGGTGAAGACGCCCGGCATGGAGACCGCCGTACAGCACCTGTCCGGCGGCAACCAGCAGAAGGTCGTGCTCGCCAAGTGCCTGCTGACGAGGCCCAGCGTGCTGCTCATGGACGAGCCGACGCGCGGCATCGACGTCGGCGCCAAGGCCGAGATCCACCGGCTCATGGACGAGCTGGCCGCGCAGGGCACCGCGATCCTCGCGGTCTCCTCCGAGCTGCCCGAGCTGATCGGCATGTGCGACCGGGTGCTGGTGCTCTGCGAGGGCCGGCTGACCGGCGAGTTCCACCGCGATCCGGCGCACGGGCCGCAGGCCGGCCAGGAGGCCATCCTCACCGCGGCGATGGCGCGCGAGACCGTCACCACCCACCACCTTCGAGGAACGCGGAGCTGA
- a CDS encoding ABC transporter permease: MTKTQPDAATAGDGGPDGAVSRARRILPVLGSLQAYIGLILIVALGVITKGDVFLNQTNLTNAVGAFATRGILAVGVTLVILAAGIDLSVGSLMGFASMSAAIMVAHHDMPVWLIVPACMLIGAGFGLANGIGTAWLKIQSFVMTLAMMSIARGLDRKMSDNESVGTLVAGPDGELTENSESFQKLGTPDNNVLEGILGPDGIYFPVLAFLMVCVVFHLLLSRTTFGRHVYAVGGNPTAARLSGINVTFVIIAVFTLSGMLAGFAGPIDAAYSVSADPQAGYTYELDAIAAAVIGGASLAGGKGTIIGTFVGALILTLLDNVLGLNAVDDNWQLVIKGSIVVLAVVLQRPDLLQSIRNGIDRLRGGRSRTGPDRTPAKAQVPGPAPAPASEETPR; this comes from the coding sequence ATGACCAAGACCCAGCCGGACGCGGCGACCGCCGGCGACGGGGGACCGGACGGGGCCGTGTCGCGGGCCCGGCGGATCCTGCCGGTGCTCGGCTCGCTCCAGGCGTACATCGGCCTGATCCTCATCGTCGCCCTCGGCGTGATCACCAAGGGCGACGTCTTCCTCAACCAGACCAACCTCACCAACGCGGTGGGCGCGTTCGCCACCCGCGGCATCCTCGCGGTCGGCGTCACGCTCGTCATCCTGGCGGCGGGCATCGACCTGTCGGTCGGCTCGCTGATGGGCTTCGCCTCGATGTCCGCGGCCATCATGGTGGCGCACCACGACATGCCCGTCTGGCTGATCGTGCCGGCGTGCATGCTCATCGGCGCCGGCTTCGGCCTCGCCAACGGCATCGGGACCGCGTGGCTGAAGATTCAATCGTTTGTCATGACTCTGGCGATGATGTCGATCGCCAGAGGGCTCGACCGCAAGATGAGCGACAACGAGTCCGTCGGCACCCTCGTCGCCGGACCGGACGGCGAACTCACCGAGAACTCCGAGTCGTTCCAGAAGCTCGGCACCCCCGACAACAACGTTCTCGAAGGCATCCTCGGCCCGGACGGCATCTACTTCCCCGTCCTCGCCTTCCTCATGGTCTGCGTCGTCTTCCACCTGCTGCTGTCCCGCACCACCTTCGGCCGGCACGTCTACGCCGTCGGCGGCAACCCCACCGCCGCCCGGCTCTCCGGCATCAACGTCACCTTCGTCATCATCGCCGTCTTCACCCTCTCCGGGATGCTCGCCGGCTTCGCGGGCCCCATCGACGCGGCGTACAGCGTCTCCGCCGACCCGCAGGCCGGCTACACCTACGAACTCGACGCCATCGCCGCCGCCGTCATCGGCGGCGCCTCGCTCGCCGGCGGCAAGGGCACGATCATCGGCACCTTCGTCGGCGCGCTGATCCTCACCCTGCTCGACAACGTCCTCGGCCTGAACGCCGTGGACGACAACTGGCAGTTGGTCATCAAGGGCTCGATCGTCGTCCTTGCGGTCGTGCTGCAACGCCCCGACCTGCTGCAGAGCATCAGGAACGGCATCGACAGGCTACGCGGCGGCCGCTCCCGCACGGGACCGGACCGCACCCCCGCCAAGGCCCAGGTCCCCGGCCCCGCACCCGCACCCGCCTCTGAGGAGACTCCACGATGA